TGACAGCATGCAAATTGTTCATGAGGTGTACCGATCTGCCATTGTCATCGTTCTTGCATGGGGACTGTACAATTTGACTGGTTCATCTTCCTTGTTTTTCAATAAAGTAAATTCAAGGTTTGATCTTGGTATTGATGATATTTTAGTGCCGTTCCTCTCTAAGCTATTGCGTTTCGTCATTGTAGCATTGAGCTTTAGCATTGTGGCTCAGGAATTTGATTACGATGTGAATGGTTTCGTTGCAGGTCTCGGTCTCGGCGGTCTTGCCTTTGCGCTTGCGGCCAAGGATACAATCGGCAATTTCCTTGGAGGAATCGTGATCATTACGGAAAAGCCCTTTACAATCGGGGACTGGATAAAAGCTCCGAGTGTGGAAGGTGTCGTAGAAGACATCACCTTCCGCAGCACGAAAATCAGGACATTCCCGCAGGCGCTTGTAACTGTGCCCAATTCCACTTTGGCGAATGAACCAATTACAAACTGGACCAAAATGGGGAAAAGACAAATCAACTTTAAAGTAGGGGTTACCTATCATACGAACCAAAAGCAAATGAGCTTAAGTGTAAAGAGAATCGATCACATGCTTCAGGAACATGACGGAATCGATGATGAGTCCATCCAAGTCAGCTTTGACAGCTTCAGTGCAAGCAGCCTGGACATTTTGATAAACTGCTTTACAAAAACAACCCAATATGGAGAGCACTTGAAAATAAAGCAGGACATTAACTTGAGAATTATGAGTATATTGGAAGAGGAAGGCGTGCGTTTTGCTTTTCCAAGCCAGACGATTTATGTTGAGCAAGCCGGAAACGGGGAAGAGCAAACGAAGGAAAAGCAATACTCATAATCCGGGAGGAATTCTCATTTACGGTAGTAACTAAGTTTAGGAAATGACACAGTATAAGAGGCAGGTTTTCATTTTGAACCATACCATTAACCAATTAGCCACTTGGCTGTCTGAAGCAAACGTCATATCGGTGATGACAGGTGCAGGTGTCAGTACAGAATCAGGAATACCTGATTTTCGTTCATCTCAAGGATTGTGGACAGAAGATCTTTCACGGACGGAGGTAATGAGCCGTTCCTATTTTGAACGGAATCCTAAATCCTTCTGGAGATATTTCAAAGATATTTTTCAAACGAAACTAAGTACTGGGCACCAGCCGAATAAAGGTCATTCGTTTTTAAGAGAATTAGAGAGTATGGGGAAGGAAGTTCATATTTTTACCCAAAATGTAGATGGTCTTCACCAAAAAGCTGGGAGCCGTCATGTATATAACATGCATGGCTCTATACAGTCCGCAGAATGCCCGAAATGCAAAACCAGCTATGGATTGGATTATATTCATGAAGAAGAAGTGCCAAGGTGCAGCGCACTGATAGGCAATGGAAGACGCTGTGATTTTATCCTGAAGCCTGACGTTGTTCTTTTTGGAGACACGGTTCAACACATGGAAGAGATCTATCACACGGTTGACCGTTCCGAGCTCCTTCTTGTAATGGGAACCTCGCTTGAAGTCTATCCAGTCAATCAGATTCCGAAGGACTTCCGGTATCGCGGTAATAAAAAAATGGTGCTTATCAATCGTGAACCGACTCGAATGGACCATGTGTTTGACCTTGTAATCCACGCTTCTATAGGGGAAACTCTTGAACAGGCTGAGGAGAAAATGAAACACGAAGATTCTGGCTGATTGAAGGAGACTCCTGAGATTGATGACACAATCTTCCGTATCATCTATAACCCAAAAATGCCCGGGATTCCACATCCCGGGCATTTTTTCCTTCTGGCTGATTACTAAAAAATCCAAAATGCGAAACCAGCATTCATTTCAAATGAACAGGTTCCATATCCTCTGAAATGACATCAAATGAGTAACCGCGTTTTTTCAGCTCAGGAAGCAGCTGACTAAGAGCTTCCGGTGAAGGAAGTCGATCATGCATTAAGATTACGATTGGCTGGTCTGGAAAATCGTGATGGTGTTCTTCTACCTGATTCAGAACATCTGTTACGTAGTCAGGTTTTTTGAACTTCCAGTCAAAGCTGTCGACATTCCAGTCCCAATATTGGAAGCCCGCAGCATGAAGAGCCTGCTGTTCTGGCTGTGTAAGGTTTGGTACGCTGCCATAAGGGGTGCGGACAAGGCTCGTTGTGATCCCTGTTAATTTTTTGAGTGTATCCCTTGATTTGCTCATTTCCCCTACGACGGATTCAGGATTGGCATAAAAGACCTTCGGCTTGTGCGAGACACCGTGAAGTCCTGCAGCATTCCCTGTTTGGACAATGCGTTTAACCTCTTCCGCATGCTTAACCATATTGGGCTCAAGCATGAAGAATGTGGCCGGTACCTCATATTTGCCTAGAACATCCAGAATGTCATCGGTGGCATATGATGGACCGTCGTCAAACGTTAAAAATACCGTTTTTTCCTTGACTTCCTTCTTTTGCTCCAGGGGTTTTGGAATCATTGATTCCGGCGGATCCGCCTTCATGAATTCTTCCTTTCCCCCATGCTTTAGCGTTCCTATTTCCTGGCTATTCACCTTTGCTTTAACCGGTTTGTGCAAATCTGTTTCCATCCAAAGCGACACGAGAACCAGGCCCATTACTGCGAGTACACTTGCTTTCATCCATAAATACTTCGGCGTCGGCTGTCTTTTTTCCACATGACCCTCTCCCATGACGTGTAGCTATGTATTCTTATAGTAGTGTAACGAAAATTGGAAGCTGTTTTGTTACAGGAAAGTAACAATTTATCGACTATTATGTAATGAAGCGGAATGAATGCGCTTCATGTATGAAGTCCAAAATATGGATGAGCAGATATTTCGTAATTTTATTGACGGCTGACTGGAAAGCAGATATATTGAGTTTATAAGTTTAAATGTTTAAGTTTTTAAACAAACAATCATTAGGAGGAATCGTTTATGAAATCAACGGGTTATGTTCTCATAACAGGTGCTTCAGGCGGAATTGGAATGGAACTCGCTAAAATTGCAGCAGGGAAGGGCTATTCACTGATTCTAGCAGCCAGAAATGAGAAGAAACTGCTGGAGCTGAAGGCCGAGCTTGAGAGTAAGCACGGTATTTCAGTTGTAATCCATCAGGCAGACTTATCAAAACCTGAGGAAATAACGAAAATGGCAGAAGAATTGAAAATAAAAAAACTAAAGGTATCCTATCTGATCAATAACGCTGGGTTTGGTTTGTTTGGAGAATTTCTAGAAACAGATCTCGATGCTGAATTGAATATGATTGACTTAAATATCCGGTCCCTGACACATCTGACCAAACTGTTTCTGCCGGATATGACAGAGCGCAATGAGGGAGGCATCCTAAACATCGCTTCAACCGCAGCCTTCCAGCCTGGTCCGCTAATGGCTGTTTATTATGCAACCAAAGCATACGTCCTTTCGTTCACAGAAGCTCTTGAAAATGAGCTCAAGGATACAAATATCCGTGTGTCTGCACTCTGCCCGGGTCCGACCGATACCGGTTTTTCGGAAAGAGCTGACCTCGGCAAATCCAAGCTTTTCAATAATGGTGTCATGCGGGCAGATCAAGCTGCACAAGCAGGATTTGATGGGTGGATGAAAGGGAAAACAGTCATCGTTCCGGGTCTTCAAAATAAAATTCTGGCTGGATCGGTCCGTTTCATGCCGAGAAAAATGATCACATCTATTGTGAGGAGCGTGCAGGGCAAAAATTAACGGAAAATGGCGGGCAATTCATAATGGTGTATAATAAGGGTAATTGCATTAGGAAAGGCTGATGATCATGTCAGAACCCGTTTTAGAGATTTTTCGATCGTGCACGCCCATTTTTCAGGCACTTGGCGATGCAGCCAGACAGGATATCATTTTGCTGCTGGCAAAGCATGATACCTTAACCGTAAATCAAATTGCTGAGCAATCCCATCTTTCCCGTCCTGCTATCTCCCACCACTTAAAGGTTCTTAGGGATAACCAGCTTGTAGCGATTGAACAAAAAGGGACTCAGCGTTATTATTCATTATCTCTCGATCAGTCTGTAGACCTGTTGAAACAGCTGATATCCAAAATAGAAGAAGAGTGCGATCTTTAAATAAATGATCTTACTCTGTATAAAATGTTTATATATTTAAACGTTTGAACAACAGAACAGAAAGGAAGCAGGCAAATGAAAATAGGAGTACTTGGAGCTACAGGCATGATCGGTCACCACACAGCTGTGGCTGTATTGGAGCGGGGACATGAGTTGAGAGTGATTCATAGAAAAAATTCAAATCTTTCCGTTCTAAAAGATCTGGCTTTTGAATCAGCAGAAGCAGATTTGTATGATCAAGCAGCAATGGAGAAAGCTTTTTCAGGCTTGGATGCCATTATTCATTGTGCAGCCTATTATCCGGTTAAGCCGCTTCCGCTTAAAGAAGATGTGAGGCTAGCCCGGCTCCAAATGAATACTTTTTTATCGGCATGTGAAGCTAATTCACAGCTGAATAAGATTGTTTATACCGGAGGGTCCATCGCTCTCCCTAAAAATTCTGATGGAGCCCTGGGGACAGAGACGCTTATTTACACGAACCCGCCTGCACAAAAAAATGCCTATCTGCAGGTGAAATATGAGATGGATAAAATAGCGAGAGAAAGAGCCTCCTCTATATTGCCGATTGTAATTGGAATCCCTGCAATGTGCCTTGGTGAATATGACTATGGTCCTTCAACTGGGCAGATTATAGTTGAAGTTGCAAATGAATCCCTTCCTGCTTATTTAGAAGGAAACCGGAATGTTGTTTATGCAGGGGATGCAGGAAGGGGACTGGTGCTGGCTGCTGAGAAAGGCAGAATTGGAGAGCGCTATTTAATCACCGGGACGAATATTTCCATGAGTGAACTCGTTCCTAAAATTGCTTCTCTCGCCGGTGTGGTTCCACCTAAAAGAATTCTCCCTCTTAACGCTGCCAAAATCATCGCTTCTTTAGTATCTGTAAAACAGTCAATGTTCGGCGGGCCGAGCCCGAAGCTTTCAAAAACGGCGGTTGCGATTATGGGATTAGGGCAATTTCTTGATGGGGGCAAGGCTGAGAGGGAGCTTGGCTATTCGCCCTCGAATACACTCGATGAGACACTTGAGCGAACATTGTTATGGTTTAAAAAAGAAGGTTATCTATCATCAAAGGAGATGGGACATCATGATTGACACAAAGCCTGATGAAATAAAGCAAATCCTCAAAGAGCAGCAAACGTATTTTGCCACTCAACAAACAAAAAATATTTCATTCCGCTTGGAGCAGTTAAAGAAGCTTAAAGATGGAGTAAAGAAACACGAGCAGGATATTGTTAAGGCCCTCGCTCTGGACTTAAATAAATCAGAGCTTGAAGCTTACTCAACAGAAATCGGTATTCTATATGAAGAGATTAATTTTACGATGAAGAGATTAAGAAATTGGGCTAAGCCAAGAAAGGTGAGTACGGCACTGACACATACTGGGTCTAGAGGGTATGTCATTCATGAGCCTTATGGTGCAGTGCTTATTATTGCACCGTGGAACTACCCTTTTCAGCTTGCCTTATCTCCTCTAGTCGGAGCAATCGCAGCTGGAAACACAGCGGTCA
The Metabacillus sp. FJAT-52054 genome window above contains:
- a CDS encoding polysaccharide deacetylase family protein → MEKRQPTPKYLWMKASVLAVMGLVLVSLWMETDLHKPVKAKVNSQEIGTLKHGGKEEFMKADPPESMIPKPLEQKKEVKEKTVFLTFDDGPSYATDDILDVLGKYEVPATFFMLEPNMVKHAEEVKRIVQTGNAAGLHGVSHKPKVFYANPESVVGEMSKSRDTLKKLTGITTSLVRTPYGSVPNLTQPEQQALHAAGFQYWDWNVDSFDWKFKKPDYVTDVLNQVEEHHHDFPDQPIVILMHDRLPSPEALSQLLPELKKRGYSFDVISEDMEPVHLK
- a CDS encoding NAD-dependent epimerase/dehydratase family protein — translated: MKIGVLGATGMIGHHTAVAVLERGHELRVIHRKNSNLSVLKDLAFESAEADLYDQAAMEKAFSGLDAIIHCAAYYPVKPLPLKEDVRLARLQMNTFLSACEANSQLNKIVYTGGSIALPKNSDGALGTETLIYTNPPAQKNAYLQVKYEMDKIARERASSILPIVIGIPAMCLGEYDYGPSTGQIIVEVANESLPAYLEGNRNVVYAGDAGRGLVLAAEKGRIGERYLITGTNISMSELVPKIASLAGVVPPKRILPLNAAKIIASLVSVKQSMFGGPSPKLSKTAVAIMGLGQFLDGGKAERELGYSPSNTLDETLERTLLWFKKEGYLSSKEMGHHD
- a CDS encoding mechanosensitive ion channel family protein: MLLSWFTYENLTKLGISLGILVLFLVLRKLFTKYIFHLIMRISRRTPTEFFTHVLLSFEKPFRWLFVSVGIYLAIIYSPFFNDSMQIVHEVYRSAIVIVLAWGLYNLTGSSSLFFNKVNSRFDLGIDDILVPFLSKLLRFVIVALSFSIVAQEFDYDVNGFVAGLGLGGLAFALAAKDTIGNFLGGIVIITEKPFTIGDWIKAPSVEGVVEDITFRSTKIRTFPQALVTVPNSTLANEPITNWTKMGKRQINFKVGVTYHTNQKQMSLSVKRIDHMLQEHDGIDDESIQVSFDSFSASSLDILINCFTKTTQYGEHLKIKQDINLRIMSILEEEGVRFAFPSQTIYVEQAGNGEEQTKEKQYS
- a CDS encoding SDR family oxidoreductase, which codes for MKSTGYVLITGASGGIGMELAKIAAGKGYSLILAARNEKKLLELKAELESKHGISVVIHQADLSKPEEITKMAEELKIKKLKVSYLINNAGFGLFGEFLETDLDAELNMIDLNIRSLTHLTKLFLPDMTERNEGGILNIASTAAFQPGPLMAVYYATKAYVLSFTEALENELKDTNIRVSALCPGPTDTGFSERADLGKSKLFNNGVMRADQAAQAGFDGWMKGKTVIVPGLQNKILAGSVRFMPRKMITSIVRSVQGKN
- a CDS encoding NAD-dependent protein deacylase, which codes for MNHTINQLATWLSEANVISVMTGAGVSTESGIPDFRSSQGLWTEDLSRTEVMSRSYFERNPKSFWRYFKDIFQTKLSTGHQPNKGHSFLRELESMGKEVHIFTQNVDGLHQKAGSRHVYNMHGSIQSAECPKCKTSYGLDYIHEEEVPRCSALIGNGRRCDFILKPDVVLFGDTVQHMEEIYHTVDRSELLLVMGTSLEVYPVNQIPKDFRYRGNKKMVLINREPTRMDHVFDLVIHASIGETLEQAEEKMKHEDSG
- a CDS encoding metalloregulator ArsR/SmtB family transcription factor; translated protein: MSEPVLEIFRSCTPIFQALGDAARQDIILLLAKHDTLTVNQIAEQSHLSRPAISHHLKVLRDNQLVAIEQKGTQRYYSLSLDQSVDLLKQLISKIEEECDL